In Chitinophaga oryzae, the sequence ACTGAGCCGGTTGACCGGCGATTACGATATGACGGCTTATGAAGCGGCGTATCATAAACTGTCCGGCACGTATAAAAATACGTATCTCGCTAAATACATTGTTTCCCGTATTTCCGGCGCGAAAGCTACCGAAGTAGGGGCAAAGGCGATCGGATTTACCAAGATGGATAATCACGGACAGCCGTTTACATTAGCCTCGCTGAAGGGAAAATATGTGCTGCTCGATTTCTGGGGCAGCTGGTGTGGCCCCTGCCGTGCGAGCCATCCACATCTGAAAGAGATCTATTCAAAATACAAAGACAAAGGATTTGAGATAGTAGGTATCGCTGAAGAGAAATCAGACGATCTGGAGGCCGCTAAAAAAAGTTGGCTCGGCGCTATCCAGTCAGATGGCCTGAGTTGGATACAGGTACTCAACAACTACAACAAAAAAGATGCAGACATGGTCATGGCCTATGGCATTGAGGGGTTTCCGACCAAGATATTACTCGATAAGGATGGTAAGGTGTTGTTCAAAATTGTCGGTAACGGCGGTGATGAACTTGACCAGCAACTTAAATCGGTGTTTGGTTTGTAATCGTAACGGCCCTGCAGTTTTACTGCGGGGCTTTTTATTCTTTCTGTTTTTCTTCCATATGGTGTTCATACCCTTTCACATTGACCAGGAATACGAGCAGTATAATGATGATAACCACCAGCACAATGTAGGCAATCATAAAAGGGAAATTATAAATGCTGAGAGGCATCAGGTTGGGTTCTTTTTGTCCAGGCCGGGAGAAAGGTGCATCGTCGGCCTGCGGCGCTTTGCCGGCTTCTTCTTTCACATAGGCCAGAATATCGCGGATCATGTCATCTGAGAGGTCGGGATGGTCCGGCATGGCTACCTGGTTGTTGGCGTTGTATACGGCCAGCGCTTCTTTATCGCCGGCTTTCACCATGCTCTGGGACGCTTTTACAAATTGGAGGATCCATGCTTCGCTGTGACGCTGGTCTACCCCGGCGAGGGCAGGACCGGTGAGTTTTTTATTCACGTTATGACAGGAGGCGCAACGTGCCTGGAACAGTTTTTTGCCTTCTGCCGGGTCAGCCGCCCCGGAGGGCAGGCT encodes:
- a CDS encoding c-type cytochrome, translated to MNGKLILIILLFCYSLPSGAADPAEGKKLFQARCASCHNVNKKLTGPALAGVDQRHSEAWILQFVKASQSMVKAGDKEALAVYNANNQVAMPDHPDLSDDMIRDILAYVKEEAGKAPQADDAPFSRPGQKEPNLMPLSIYNFPFMIAYIVLVVIIIILLVFLVNVKGYEHHMEEKQKE